One window of the Methylocystis parvus OBBP genome contains the following:
- the moaD gene encoding molybdopterin converting factor subunit 1, with the protein MKAIYFAWVRERIGLSEEEVAPPREIETVRQLVDWLAARGDGYAAAFANPKTIRAAIDKAHVAPDASIAGAREIAFFPPMTGG; encoded by the coding sequence ATGAAGGCGATCTATTTCGCTTGGGTCCGCGAGCGGATCGGGCTCTCCGAGGAGGAAGTCGCGCCGCCGCGAGAGATCGAGACGGTGCGTCAACTGGTGGATTGGCTCGCGGCGCGCGGCGACGGCTACGCAGCCGCCTTCGCCAACCCGAAGACGATTCGAGCCGCGATCGACAAGGCGCATGTGGCGCCGGACGCGTCGATCGCCGGCGCGCGGGAGATCGCTTTCTTCCCGCCCATGACCGGCGGGTGA
- a CDS encoding DoxX family protein — protein MTLRIIPERYSPHVQGLLRIATALLFLQHGTAKLFGFPHVFDNVRLMSLMGAAGVLELVGGALLLVGLFTRPVAFLLSGEMAVAYFFFHAQEALWPILNKGELAALYCFVFLFFSAAGPGKFALDRQ, from the coding sequence ATGACGCTTCGAATCATCCCCGAACGTTATTCGCCGCATGTGCAGGGATTGCTGCGCATCGCGACGGCGCTGCTGTTTTTGCAGCACGGAACGGCGAAGCTTTTTGGTTTTCCGCATGTGTTCGACAATGTGAGGCTCATGTCGCTGATGGGCGCGGCCGGCGTGCTGGAGTTGGTCGGCGGCGCGCTGTTGCTCGTGGGTCTTTTCACGAGGCCGGTCGCGTTTCTGCTGTCGGGCGAGATGGCGGTCGCATATTTCTTTTTCCACGCGCAGGAGGCTCTCTGGCCGATCCTCAACAAGGGCGAACTCGCGGCGCTTTATTGTTTCGTCTTTTTGTTCTTCTCGGCCGCGGGACCCGGGAAATTCGCGTTGGATCGGCAATAG
- the pgsA gene encoding CDP-diacylglycerol--glycerol-3-phosphate 3-phosphatidyltransferase, with the protein MTETAVTTKRRSHVWALPNVLTYGRCVAVPVVAGLLLAPNEDWARWTALGVYTAAAVTDFFDGYLARAWHQQSPIGRMLDPIADKLLVAATLLVVVANQTLAGWTIWAAIIILCREILVSGLREYLAELKVRLPVSAIAKWKTAFQLVALGFFIAGPAGEAVLPGSVTIGSAMLWIAAVLTLYTGFDYMQAAFAHFAEDERS; encoded by the coding sequence ATGACCGAGACGGCAGTCACGACCAAGCGCCGATCACATGTATGGGCGCTACCCAATGTCCTCACCTACGGACGCTGCGTCGCGGTGCCCGTCGTGGCGGGGCTGCTGCTCGCGCCGAACGAAGACTGGGCGCGCTGGACAGCGCTCGGCGTCTATACGGCGGCGGCCGTGACGGACTTTTTCGACGGCTATCTCGCGCGCGCATGGCATCAGCAATCGCCGATCGGCCGCATGCTGGACCCGATCGCGGACAAGCTGCTCGTCGCGGCGACGCTTCTCGTCGTCGTCGCCAACCAGACGCTCGCCGGTTGGACGATCTGGGCCGCGATCATCATTCTCTGCCGCGAAATTCTCGTCTCGGGGCTGCGGGAATATCTCGCCGAGCTGAAAGTGCGCCTGCCGGTCTCCGCCATCGCGAAATGGAAAACGGCGTTCCAGCTTGTGGCGCTCGGCTTCTTCATCGCCGGGCCCGCGGGGGAGGCGGTTCTGCCGGGTTCGGTCACTATCGGCTCCGCCATGCTTTGGATCGCGGCAGTGCTCACTCTCTATACGGGTTTTGATTATATGCAGGCGGCGTTCGCGCATTTTGCGGAAGACGAGCGGTCATGA
- a CDS encoding malonic semialdehyde reductase codes for MEQLFTAARTHNGWLDKEVPDSLLELALDYAKWGPTSANCSPLRVVFVRSNEAKARLGPAMSPGNHDKTMAAPATAIIGYDLDFHEHLPVLYPAADAKSWFAGNDALIEETAFRNGTLQAGYFILSLRAVGLDVGPMSGFDKAKVDAEFFVGTKIRSNFLINIGYGDSSKLYPRGPRFAFEDMARII; via the coding sequence ATGGAGCAACTCTTCACCGCCGCTCGGACCCATAATGGTTGGCTGGACAAAGAGGTGCCGGACTCGCTTCTCGAGCTCGCGCTCGATTACGCGAAATGGGGGCCGACAAGCGCCAATTGCTCGCCGTTGCGCGTCGTCTTTGTGCGCTCGAACGAAGCGAAGGCGCGCCTCGGCCCCGCTATGTCCCCGGGCAATCACGATAAGACCATGGCGGCTCCCGCGACCGCCATTATCGGCTACGATCTCGACTTTCACGAGCATTTGCCGGTTCTCTATCCGGCTGCCGACGCGAAGTCCTGGTTCGCCGGCAATGACGCGCTGATCGAGGAGACGGCGTTCCGCAACGGCACGCTGCAGGCGGGCTATTTCATCCTGTCCCTGCGCGCGGTAGGCCTCGACGTCGGGCCGATGAGCGGGTTCGACAAGGCGAAGGTCGACGCGGAATTTTTCGTGGGGACCAAAATACGGTCGAATTTCCTGATCAATATCGGCTATGGCGACTCCTCGAAGCTTTATCCGCGCGGGCCGCGCTTCGCCTTCGAAGACATGGCCAGGATCATTTGA
- a CDS encoding molybdenum cofactor biosynthesis protein MoaE: MPAASAIPTVRVQAEDFDPAREEALLTAGRRDIGAVVSFTGLCRDEDGTLAALELEHYPGMAEEEIGRVAHEALSRWPLVGLTVIHRHGAIRPGERIVLVVAAARHRGEAFAAAEFLMDYLKTRAPFWKKERRTDGTDGGWVAAKGADDDAAARWDRD, from the coding sequence ATGCCGGCCGCGTCCGCAATTCCGACCGTCCGGGTCCAGGCGGAGGATTTCGATCCCGCTCGGGAAGAAGCCCTGCTGACCGCCGGCCGGCGCGATATCGGCGCCGTGGTGAGCTTTACGGGCCTCTGCCGCGACGAGGACGGGACGCTCGCCGCGCTGGAGCTCGAGCACTATCCCGGCATGGCGGAGGAGGAGATCGGCCGCGTCGCGCATGAGGCGTTGTCGCGCTGGCCGCTCGTCGGCTTGACGGTCATTCATCGTCACGGCGCGATACGCCCCGGCGAACGGATCGTCCTCGTCGTCGCGGCGGCCCGGCATCGTGGCGAAGCCTTCGCCGCCGCAGAATTCCTGATGGACTATCTCAAGACGCGCGCGCCCTTCTGGAAAAAAGAGCGCCGCACGGACGGAACCGATGGCGGCTGGGTCGCGGCCAAAGGAGCGGATGATGACGCGGCGGCGCGGTGGGACCGCGATTAG
- a CDS encoding acyl carrier protein gives MIETIRRLLQENGRLHTPIENLPNNADLYQAGLTPFAAIRTMLALEEAFDVEFPVNMLRRQSFSSIDAIVGCLTELKSVADARQAA, from the coding sequence ATGATCGAGACCATTCGCCGTCTTCTACAAGAAAACGGCCGCTTGCATACGCCCATCGAGAATCTGCCCAATAATGCGGACCTTTATCAGGCAGGCCTCACCCCGTTCGCGGCGATCCGCACCATGCTCGCCCTCGAAGAAGCCTTCGACGTCGAATTCCCCGTTAACATGCTCCGCCGGCAGAGCTTCTCCTCGATCGACGCCATCGTCGGCTGTCTGACCGAACTCAAGTCCGTCGCCGACGCTCGCCAGGCCGCGTGA
- a CDS encoding NAD(P)H-dependent glycerol-3-phosphate dehydrogenase, which translates to MTRETLAVLGAGAWGVALANVAAQGRARVPLWAHEPAHAAALAKDRENRKHLPGLPIAAAVAPTGDLSCIRRARIVLAVVPAQALRSVARAARAHLEEGAAFVICAKGIERDRRHFLSEIVAEELPQARPAALSGPSFAADVCKGLPTAVTVAAEEEALALTLSEEISTRTFRLYRSTDLRGVEIGGAAKNVFAIAAGMASGRGLGASAQAALIARSFAELTRLGRALGARNETLMGLSGLGDLVLSCGSAQSRNFAFGQALGQGAAVKDASGGKLTEGAFTARVLVEMAQAAGVEMPIAEAVDAILSARLSVDAAIDALLMRPLKAES; encoded by the coding sequence ATGACGCGCGAAACTCTTGCAGTTCTCGGCGCCGGCGCCTGGGGCGTCGCGCTCGCCAATGTCGCGGCGCAGGGCCGCGCGCGCGTGCCGCTCTGGGCGCATGAGCCGGCCCATGCGGCGGCTTTGGCGAAGGATCGCGAGAACCGGAAGCATCTGCCGGGCTTGCCGATCGCCGCAGCGGTCGCGCCGACGGGCGATCTTTCCTGCATCAGGCGCGCGCGCATCGTGCTGGCGGTCGTGCCGGCGCAGGCTTTGCGCTCCGTCGCGCGAGCGGCGCGCGCGCATCTTGAGGAGGGCGCGGCCTTCGTGATCTGCGCCAAGGGCATCGAGCGCGACCGGCGGCACTTCCTGAGCGAGATCGTCGCCGAAGAGTTGCCGCAGGCGCGGCCCGCCGCGCTTTCGGGGCCGAGCTTCGCGGCCGATGTCTGCAAGGGGCTGCCCACGGCGGTGACGGTGGCGGCGGAAGAAGAAGCCTTGGCGTTGACGCTCAGCGAGGAAATCTCGACCAGGACCTTCCGTCTCTATCGCTCGACCGATCTGCGCGGCGTCGAAATCGGCGGGGCCGCGAAGAACGTCTTCGCCATCGCCGCGGGCATGGCTTCTGGCCGGGGTCTCGGCGCGAGCGCCCAGGCGGCGCTGATCGCCCGCAGCTTCGCGGAACTCACCCGGCTCGGCCGCGCGCTCGGCGCACGCAATGAGACGCTGATGGGCCTCTCGGGCCTCGGCGACCTCGTGCTCTCCTGCGGCTCGGCCCAATCCCGCAATTTCGCCTTTGGACAGGCGCTTGGACAGGGCGCGGCTGTCAAGGACGCTTCCGGCGGCAAGCTCACCGAGGGCGCCTTCACGGCGCGCGTGCTTGTCGAAATGGCGCAGGCGGCGGGGGTGGAGATGCCGATCGCCGAAGCGGTGGACGCAATTCTGTCCGCTCGCCTCAGCGTCGACGCCGCGATCGACGCGCTGCTCATGCGGCCGTTGAAGGCGGAGAGTTAG
- a CDS encoding lysylphosphatidylglycerol synthase domain-containing protein, which yields MRKLAEFFWPVIGLAAVIASFYLLYHEFQGESVGTEVWANLKAIPTSDYFFAALSTLLAYAALAWYDRIALLHLGVKHISWIFISMCSFTTYALSHNIGASVFSGAMVRYRAYSSKGLTASQVAALVVLCSYTFAFGNILLGGLLLTYDPSMMQRLSGFLPDMLTHPHTARTVGLLCLGFVALYVAGSLMHFKPIRFGKFEILYPRPEIMFRQLFAAPAELIGAAGIIYFALPEQGNPGYIVVLGAFLLSFSAALVSHAPGGLGVFELLFINLMPDVPRLQVLAALLVWRLFYLIIPLLAALVVVALFERKQLVEKLRGEAGATEGPPPG from the coding sequence ATGAGAAAACTGGCTGAATTTTTCTGGCCCGTCATAGGGCTGGCCGCGGTGATAGCGTCCTTTTACCTGCTCTATCACGAGTTTCAGGGAGAATCGGTCGGCACGGAGGTTTGGGCCAATCTCAAGGCCATCCCGACCAGCGACTATTTCTTCGCGGCGCTTTCGACTCTTCTCGCCTATGCCGCGCTGGCCTGGTACGACCGCATCGCGCTGCTGCATCTCGGGGTGAAGCACATATCGTGGATCTTCATCTCGATGTGTTCCTTCACGACCTATGCGCTGTCCCACAATATCGGAGCGAGCGTCTTTTCCGGCGCCATGGTGCGCTATCGCGCCTATTCGTCCAAGGGTCTGACGGCGTCGCAGGTGGCGGCGCTGGTGGTGCTCTGCTCCTATACTTTCGCCTTCGGCAACATCCTTCTCGGCGGATTGCTGCTGACGTACGACCCGTCCATGATGCAGCGCCTCTCCGGCTTTCTGCCCGACATGCTGACGCATCCGCACACGGCGCGCACGGTCGGCCTTCTGTGCCTCGGCTTTGTCGCGCTCTACGTCGCCGGCTCGCTGATGCATTTCAAGCCGATCCGGTTCGGCAAGTTCGAGATCCTCTATCCGCGGCCCGAGATCATGTTCCGCCAGCTATTTGCGGCGCCCGCGGAGCTCATCGGCGCGGCCGGCATTATCTATTTCGCGCTGCCGGAGCAGGGGAACCCGGGCTATATCGTCGTGCTCGGCGCTTTCCTTTTGTCCTTTTCCGCCGCACTCGTATCCCATGCGCCGGGCGGACTCGGCGTCTTCGAGCTCCTCTTCATCAATCTAATGCCGGATGTGCCGCGCCTGCAGGTGCTTGCGGCGCTACTCGTCTGGCGCCTCTTCTATCTCATCATCCCGCTGCTGGCGGCGCTTGTCGTCGTCGCGCTGTTCGAACGCAAGCAGCTGGTGGAGAAGCTGCGCGGCGAGGCCGGAGCGACGGAGGGGCCGCCGCCGGGATAA
- the ilvD gene encoding dihydroxy-acid dehydratase yields the protein MPAYRSRTTTHGRNMAGARGLWRATGMKDEDFGKPIIAVVNSFTQFVPGHVHLKDLGQLVAREIEKAGGVAKEFNTIAVDDGIAMGHDGMLYSLPSREIIADSVEYMVNAHCADAMVCISNCDKITPGMLMAALRLNIPAVFVSGGPMEAGKVVLAGKEHALDLVDAIIAGADEKVAESDVKAIERSACPTCGSCSGMFTANSMNCLTEALGLSLPGNGTIVATHADRRRLFVEAGHLIVDLARRYYEQDDESVLPRAIATFEAFENAIALDIAMGGSTNTVLHLLAAAYEAEVSFTMADIDRMSRRVPVLCKVAPSVPDVHMEDVHRAGGVIAILGELHRAGLLHGDRPTVHSATLADAISRWDVGVTTSETAKAFFMAAPGGVPTQEAFSQDRRYESLDADRAKGAIRDAAHAFSKDGGLAVLFGNLAEDGCIVKTAGVDESILKFSGPARVFESQDAAVSGILAGAVQAGDVVVIRYEGPRGGPGMQEMLYPTSYLKSKGLGKACALITDGRFSGGTSGLSIGHVSPEAAEGGVIALVQDGDRIEIDIPNRKIMLSVAETELSARRAVQASKGFEPAGPRHRKVSTALRAYAAMTTSAARGAVREIPKG from the coding sequence ATGCCTGCTTATCGTTCCCGGACAACCACCCACGGCCGCAATATGGCGGGCGCGCGCGGCCTCTGGCGCGCGACGGGCATGAAGGACGAGGATTTCGGCAAGCCGATCATCGCGGTCGTCAACAGCTTCACGCAATTCGTCCCCGGCCATGTGCATCTGAAGGACCTCGGCCAGCTCGTCGCCCGCGAGATCGAAAAGGCGGGCGGCGTCGCCAAGGAATTCAACACCATCGCGGTCGATGACGGTATCGCCATGGGCCATGACGGGATGCTCTACTCCCTGCCCTCGCGCGAGATCATCGCGGACAGCGTGGAATATATGGTCAACGCCCATTGCGCCGACGCGATGGTCTGCATCTCCAATTGCGACAAGATCACGCCCGGCATGCTGATGGCCGCGCTGCGCCTCAACATCCCCGCGGTCTTCGTCTCCGGCGGCCCCATGGAGGCCGGCAAGGTCGTGCTCGCCGGCAAGGAGCATGCGCTCGACCTCGTTGACGCCATCATCGCCGGGGCCGACGAAAAGGTCGCCGAGAGCGACGTGAAAGCCATCGAGCGCTCCGCCTGCCCGACCTGCGGCTCCTGCTCCGGCATGTTCACCGCGAACAGCATGAACTGCCTCACCGAGGCGCTTGGTCTGTCCCTGCCCGGCAACGGCACGATCGTCGCGACCCATGCCGACCGCAGGCGCCTCTTCGTCGAGGCGGGCCATCTCATCGTCGATCTCGCCCGCCGCTATTACGAGCAGGACGACGAGAGCGTCCTGCCGCGCGCCATCGCGACCTTCGAGGCGTTCGAGAACGCCATCGCGCTCGATATCGCCATGGGCGGCTCGACCAATACCGTCCTACATCTTCTCGCCGCCGCCTATGAGGCCGAGGTGAGCTTCACCATGGCCGACATCGACCGGATGTCGCGCCGCGTGCCCGTGCTCTGCAAGGTCGCTCCTTCCGTGCCGGACGTCCACATGGAGGATGTGCATCGGGCGGGCGGCGTCATCGCCATTCTCGGCGAGCTGCACCGCGCCGGCCTGCTGCATGGCGACCGCCCGACGGTCCACAGCGCGACGCTGGCCGACGCCATCTCGCGCTGGGATGTCGGCGTGACGACGAGCGAGACCGCCAAGGCCTTCTTCATGGCCGCGCCCGGCGGCGTGCCGACGCAGGAGGCTTTCAGCCAGGACCGCCGTTACGAGTCGCTCGACGCCGACCGCGCAAAGGGGGCCATCCGCGACGCCGCCCACGCCTTCTCCAAGGATGGCGGCCTCGCCGTGCTCTTCGGCAATCTCGCGGAGGACGGCTGCATCGTGAAGACGGCCGGCGTTGATGAATCGATCCTGAAATTTTCCGGCCCCGCCCGCGTCTTCGAGAGCCAGGACGCGGCGGTCTCGGGCATCCTCGCGGGCGCGGTTCAGGCGGGCGACGTCGTCGTCATCCGCTACGAGGGTCCGCGGGGCGGCCCCGGCATGCAGGAGATGCTGTATCCGACGAGCTATCTGAAGTCGAAGGGCCTCGGAAAGGCTTGCGCGCTGATCACCGACGGGCGCTTCTCGGGCGGCACGTCGGGTCTTTCCATTGGCCATGTCTCGCCGGAGGCGGCCGAGGGCGGAGTCATTGCGCTCGTCCAGGACGGCGACCGCATCGAAATCGACATCCCCAATAGAAAAATTATGCTTTCCGTTGCTGAGACGGAACTTTCCGCGCGCCGCGCGGTTCAAGCCTCCAAGGGATTCGAGCCGGCAGGCCCGCGCCACCGGAAGGTTTCGACGGCGTTACGCGCTTACGCGGCCATGACGACAAGCGCGGCGCGCGGCGCCGTGCGTGAGATCCCCAAAGGGTGA
- a CDS encoding cytochrome c biogenesis CcdA family protein, whose protein sequence is MEPGTFGLAFLAGLLSSLSPCVLPLLPLVLGAAAAEHKWAPALLALGVALSFVVIGLFVATIGFAIGLDGDVFRAVAAGVMIALGVVLLVPPFQARVAAAGGPLSDRLNAAFGGARSSGLFGQFGVGLLLGAVWSPCVGPTLGAASVLASRGEDLLAVAATMGAFGLGAAVPLLGLGLLSRQAFVRWREPLLAAGKRLKQGLGALFVALGVLILSGVDKSLEAALVTASPQWLTELTTRF, encoded by the coding sequence GTGGAGCCCGGAACGTTCGGACTCGCCTTCCTCGCCGGTCTTTTATCGTCGCTGTCGCCCTGCGTCCTGCCTTTGCTTCCGCTCGTCCTCGGCGCCGCCGCCGCAGAGCATAAATGGGCGCCCGCGCTCCTGGCGCTTGGCGTCGCCCTCTCCTTCGTCGTCATCGGGCTCTTCGTCGCGACAATCGGTTTCGCCATAGGACTCGACGGCGATGTTTTCCGAGCCGTCGCCGCCGGCGTCATGATCGCGCTCGGCGTCGTTCTGCTGGTCCCGCCGTTCCAGGCGAGAGTCGCGGCGGCCGGCGGGCCGTTGAGCGACCGGCTGAACGCCGCCTTTGGCGGCGCGCGGTCGTCAGGTCTTTTCGGCCAATTCGGCGTCGGCCTTCTGCTGGGCGCGGTGTGGAGCCCCTGCGTCGGCCCGACGCTCGGAGCCGCTTCGGTTCTGGCGTCGCGCGGGGAGGATCTTCTCGCTGTCGCGGCCACGATGGGGGCGTTCGGACTTGGGGCCGCCGTCCCGCTTCTGGGTCTCGGGCTTTTGTCGCGGCAGGCGTTCGTGCGTTGGCGCGAGCCGCTGCTCGCCGCGGGCAAGCGCCTCAAGCAAGGGCTCGGCGCCCTCTTCGTCGCGCTTGGCGTCCTGATCCTCAGCGGCGTCGACAAGTCGCTGGAAGCCGCGCTCGTCACGGCCTCGCCACAATGGCTGACAGAGCTGACGACGCGCTTCTAG
- a CDS encoding DUF1153 domain-containing protein, with translation MTETHRPRVKYVIGPDGSPLTIADLPPPTTKRWVIRRKAEVVAAVRGGLLSLDEACSRYTLTVDEFLSWQMSIDQHGLAGLRTTRLQQYRM, from the coding sequence ATGACCGAGACGCATCGTCCGCGTGTCAAATATGTCATCGGCCCCGACGGCAGCCCGCTCACAATTGCGGACCTCCCGCCGCCGACGACGAAGCGCTGGGTCATCCGCCGCAAGGCCGAAGTCGTCGCCGCGGTTCGCGGCGGTCTCCTCTCCCTCGACGAAGCGTGCAGCCGCTATACGCTGACCGTCGACGAGTTCCTGAGCTGGCAGATGTCGATCGACCAGCACGGCCTCGCCGGACTGCGCACGACGCGCCTTCAGCAATATCGGATGTAA
- a CDS encoding CHASE3 domain-containing protein yields MAATRKFLSFETVSLIVAFAILAAAGLVTIRTEEHRRESGALIRHTLEIETALHRLNSEVRRAESEERGYVITRDVNLSTPWIDLSKRIESQLPEIEALVSDNPQQAERIAALQPLLKERVELLDKKLDLMKVGRFDDAAELVRGGRGKMLMDQIDALINDMVASEEAIYRSRDARLSEATDSLQTAIGSMIVLLTGVAVFAVFLAQRQINALRKSSESLRLAYNELIAESTKRGALEAQLRQSQKLEALGQLAGGIAHDFNNMLGVIVASLNILRRKLQKKEGGVDQMIDSALDGADRAANLVRRLLAFSRIQPLNPTPLDANRLVTGMFAILHRTLGAHIHLATALGKDLWPIKVDSNELESAILNLAVNARDAMPKGGQLTIETENVEFDEDYACDNPEARPGQYVLISVSDTGGGMPPEVVAKAFDPFFTTKPIGKGTGLGLSQAHGFVRQSGGHIKIYSEPRHGTCIKLYLPRYAEENEAAEPAPPAPAQEDFPRGRPEEIVLLVDDDDDARRVASQGVRELGYTVLEAGSGKDALQIIRARADISLLITDVAMPEMDGARLAREAVFRRHSLHVMFISGYTSHAIMRDGILDPNVNLLTKPFTLAQLARKIRDTLDGKATLPSGVH; encoded by the coding sequence ATGGCCGCGACGCGAAAGTTTCTGTCCTTCGAGACGGTCAGCTTGATCGTCGCCTTCGCGATTCTCGCGGCAGCAGGGCTCGTCACCATCCGCACGGAAGAGCATCGCCGCGAAAGCGGCGCGCTCATACGCCATACTCTGGAAATCGAAACCGCTCTGCATCGGCTCAACAGCGAAGTTCGCCGCGCCGAGAGCGAGGAACGCGGCTACGTCATCACCCGCGACGTAAATCTCTCCACCCCCTGGATTGATCTTTCAAAGCGCATAGAATCGCAGCTGCCTGAAATCGAAGCTCTCGTTTCCGACAATCCCCAGCAGGCGGAGCGAATCGCCGCGCTCCAGCCCCTTTTGAAGGAGCGGGTCGAGCTGCTCGACAAAAAACTTGATTTGATGAAAGTCGGCCGTTTTGACGACGCCGCCGAACTGGTGCGCGGCGGTCGCGGCAAGATGCTCATGGATCAGATCGACGCGCTGATAAACGACATGGTCGCGTCCGAGGAAGCCATTTATCGCAGTCGAGACGCGCGTCTATCCGAGGCCACCGATTCTCTTCAGACCGCAATCGGCTCGATGATCGTGCTCCTGACTGGCGTCGCGGTTTTTGCGGTCTTCCTCGCCCAAAGACAGATCAACGCCCTTCGCAAGTCGAGCGAGTCGCTTCGGCTCGCCTATAACGAACTCATCGCCGAGTCGACCAAACGCGGGGCTCTGGAAGCGCAGTTGCGCCAATCGCAAAAGCTCGAGGCGCTCGGGCAACTGGCCGGCGGCATCGCCCACGACTTCAACAATATGCTCGGCGTCATCGTCGCGAGTCTGAACATCTTGCGGCGAAAGCTCCAGAAAAAAGAAGGCGGCGTCGATCAAATGATCGATTCGGCCCTGGACGGGGCCGATCGCGCCGCCAATCTCGTGCGCCGACTGCTCGCCTTCTCGCGCATCCAGCCGCTCAATCCGACGCCCCTCGACGCGAACCGTCTCGTGACCGGCATGTTCGCGATCCTCCATCGGACCCTGGGCGCGCATATCCACTTGGCCACGGCGCTGGGAAAGGATCTCTGGCCGATAAAGGTCGACTCCAACGAACTCGAAAGCGCCATTCTCAATCTTGCGGTCAACGCCCGCGACGCCATGCCGAAAGGCGGCCAGTTGACGATCGAGACGGAGAATGTGGAGTTCGACGAGGATTACGCCTGCGATAATCCGGAGGCGCGCCCCGGACAATATGTTCTGATTTCCGTCTCCGACACGGGAGGCGGCATGCCACCGGAGGTCGTCGCAAAAGCCTTCGATCCTTTCTTCACGACCAAGCCGATCGGCAAAGGCACGGGGCTCGGGCTTTCTCAGGCGCATGGCTTCGTGCGCCAGTCCGGCGGCCATATCAAGATTTACTCGGAACCCAGACACGGAACCTGCATCAAGCTGTATCTCCCGCGATACGCCGAAGAAAACGAAGCGGCCGAACCAGCGCCGCCCGCTCCGGCCCAGGAGGATTTTCCGCGCGGGCGGCCGGAGGAAATCGTTCTCCTCGTCGATGACGACGACGATGCGCGGCGCGTCGCGTCACAGGGCGTTCGCGAACTCGGCTATACGGTGCTGGAGGCCGGGAGCGGCAAGGACGCCTTGCAGATCATTCGCGCCCGCGCGGATATTTCTCTGCTGATAACCGACGTCGCCATGCCGGAGATGGACGGCGCCCGATTGGCGCGCGAAGCCGTGTTCCGCCGCCATTCGCTGCATGTCATGTTCATCAGCGGCTATACCAGCCACGCGATCATGCGGGACGGCATCCTCGATCCGAACGTCAATCTGCTGACGAAGCCTTTCACCCTTGCGCAACTGGCGCGGAAGATCCGAGACACATTGGACGGCAAGGCCACTTTGCCGAGCGGCGTGCATTAG
- a CDS encoding Yip1 family protein yields MNDLVSRVKGLILTPQKEWERIEAEDTTIAELYRSYIAVLAAIPPFASFLGAWLFGSRGLHPTFLAGLFRAIVEYLLSFPALFAVAFVISMAAPHFDGKTDDRRALTLAAYSYTPAWLAAIFGLVPGLRFLDVLGFYGIYVFSLGLTRMMRIPKDNLDVFTLVALFVTIAMGALHAWIVSLIAPSQLM; encoded by the coding sequence ATGAACGATCTCGTTTCTCGAGTCAAAGGACTCATCCTCACGCCGCAAAAGGAATGGGAGCGCATCGAAGCCGAAGATACGACCATAGCCGAACTTTATCGCAGCTATATTGCAGTTCTTGCGGCGATCCCGCCTTTTGCGAGTTTTCTCGGGGCGTGGCTCTTTGGCTCCCGCGGCCTGCATCCGACCTTCCTCGCGGGGCTCTTTCGCGCAATCGTCGAATATCTGTTGAGCTTTCCAGCCCTGTTCGCCGTCGCCTTCGTGATTTCCATGGCGGCCCCGCATTTTGACGGCAAGACCGACGACCGGCGCGCGCTGACGCTCGCGGCTTATTCCTATACGCCGGCCTGGCTCGCCGCCATTTTCGGTCTTGTTCCCGGCCTGCGCTTTCTGGACGTGCTGGGTTTCTACGGGATCTATGTCTTTTCCCTGGGCCTTACGCGAATGATGCGGATTCCCAAGGACAATCTCGACGTGTTCACGCTTGTGGCGCTCTTTGTCACCATCGCGATGGGCGCGCTGCACGCCTGGATCGTCTCGCTGATCGCCCCGTCGCAATTAATGTAG
- a CDS encoding phospholipase D-like domain-containing protein: MRRTFLAALAAMLLAPEPRAAGPLSQEPLYTGVQIFYGPGDGFETVDARLINGARHAIDMAAYVLTDRALVAALGRAAMRGVKVRVYLDGEETGRGSPIVDIADAPNLDVRRKARARDLMHLKSYQVDGRTLRTGSANFSVSGEVYQDNDLIVIESPQAAARFRETFERLWARSDNQRIGTR, encoded by the coding sequence TTGCGCCGAACCTTTCTCGCGGCGCTGGCGGCGATGCTGCTGGCGCCGGAGCCGCGGGCGGCGGGGCCCCTGTCTCAGGAGCCGCTCTATACGGGCGTGCAAATCTTCTACGGTCCGGGCGACGGTTTCGAGACCGTGGATGCGCGGCTCATAAACGGGGCGCGTCACGCAATCGACATGGCGGCTTATGTTCTCACCGACCGCGCCCTTGTCGCGGCGCTCGGCCGGGCCGCCATGCGCGGCGTGAAGGTCCGGGTCTATCTCGACGGCGAGGAGACGGGACGGGGCTCGCCCATCGTCGACATCGCGGACGCGCCCAATCTCGACGTGCGCCGCAAGGCGCGCGCGAGAGACCTGATGCATCTGAAATCCTATCAGGTCGACGGCCGCACGCTGCGCACGGGCTCGGCGAATTTTTCGGTGTCGGGAGAAGTCTATCAGGACAACGATCTGATCGTTATAGAAAGTCCGCAGGCGGCGGCGCGCTTCCGTGAGACGTTCGAGCGTCTCTGGGCGCGCTCCGACAATCAGCGGATCGGGACGAGATGA